From Granulicella sp. WH15, the proteins below share one genomic window:
- a CDS encoding helix-turn-helix transcriptional regulator, translating into MKYAKAVRIARSIADISQGELADRTGLDRSYLSLIEGGKRKPTVETLQSISDALEIPFPLLTLLAVEKEDSKNINEEQVLGLAKQLTQLLLNTPKNDDGSSADKTDSGKP; encoded by the coding sequence ATGAAATATGCCAAAGCAGTTCGGATTGCACGGTCCATCGCCGATATATCCCAAGGGGAACTCGCAGACCGGACCGGGCTTGATAGAAGTTATCTTTCGCTAATCGAAGGCGGCAAACGAAAGCCAACAGTTGAAACTCTTCAAAGCATTTCGGACGCTTTGGAGATACCTTTCCCATTACTAACGCTGCTTGCAGTTGAAAAAGAAGACTCCAAGAACATCAATGAAGAGCAAGTTCTCGGACTGGCGAAACAACTCACACAGCTACTACTGAACACACCTAAAAATGACGATGGATCTTCCGCAGACAAAACCGATAGTGGGAAGCCTTAG
- a CDS encoding reverse transcriptase family protein codes for MDLPQTKPIVGSLSDLEHRLGIKRGDLAVLLQCRAGLYRPFKIPKKQHPYPGKLRRLKASEPVKYRQIDDPVKQLKDIQRRILATVLSRVELPAYMFGAVSGRTLLGHAKEHVPNQSSIVVRMDISSYYPNITCEHVYYVWNVVLGCPPPIARLLTELTTFDWHLPQGAPTSPAIANIFLASIYAPICLASEQAGLTITTWVDDLIFSGVAAHTVMETVRATLAAHGFKMAPDKREIFGPKDQKNITGTRLGRFEVRVTHKKMSELRAAIFRLAIGALEPGELEKYRRNLSARIAHIATIHKGDAAKVRRHAIKSSVILK; via the coding sequence ATGGATCTTCCGCAGACAAAACCGATAGTGGGAAGCCTTAGTGACCTTGAGCATCGGCTCGGCATAAAGAGGGGCGACTTAGCTGTCCTGCTTCAGTGCAGAGCTGGCCTCTACCGTCCTTTTAAGATTCCGAAGAAGCAGCATCCATATCCTGGAAAGCTGCGGCGTCTCAAGGCATCCGAACCCGTCAAATACAGACAGATCGACGATCCCGTCAAACAATTGAAGGATATCCAAAGGCGAATCCTCGCTACCGTTTTGTCTCGGGTTGAGCTTCCTGCCTATATGTTCGGCGCGGTATCCGGCAGAACATTGCTGGGACATGCAAAAGAGCATGTCCCAAATCAGAGTTCCATCGTGGTACGGATGGACATCTCTTCTTACTACCCCAATATCACCTGTGAGCATGTTTATTACGTTTGGAACGTGGTGCTGGGGTGTCCTCCACCCATTGCGAGGTTACTGACAGAACTCACCACGTTCGATTGGCATCTCCCGCAAGGGGCTCCCACTAGTCCGGCAATCGCCAATATCTTTCTTGCATCAATCTATGCGCCCATCTGCCTGGCAAGTGAGCAGGCCGGTCTCACGATCACTACGTGGGTGGATGATCTAATCTTTTCGGGCGTTGCTGCGCACACCGTCATGGAGACAGTGAGAGCGACACTGGCTGCGCATGGCTTCAAGATGGCGCCAGACAAGCGAGAGATTTTCGGACCGAAAGACCAGAAGAACATCACGGGCACGCGACTTGGGCGGTTTGAAGTTCGGGTCACTCACAAAAAAATGAGTGAACTTCGCGCTGCAATTTTTCGGTTGGCTATCGGAGCTTTGGAGCCTGGCGAGCTTGAAAAATATCGTCGAAATCTTAGTGCCCGAATCGCGCATATTGCCACGATCCACAAGGGGGATGCAGCAAAGGTCAGGCGCCACGCGATAAAGTCTAGCGTAATCCTCAAATAG